The Emys orbicularis isolate rEmyOrb1 chromosome 14, rEmyOrb1.hap1, whole genome shotgun sequence genome includes a region encoding these proteins:
- the LOC135889014 gene encoding carbohydrate sulfotransferase 5-like — protein sequence MHCISCFPSASMMRLRISSTIVVVFLMIQTGFLLFMYARRSSFMPQSEEKPSRVHILILSSWRSGSSFVGQLFSQHPDVFYLMEPAWHVWVTMYQNSAKVLHMAVRDLVRSVFKCDMSVFDAYMPWKRNLSDLFQWAVSRALCSAPACDSFQRTDITNEMACKTLCGKYPFSKVEEACKTYSHIVLKEVRFFDLTVLYPLLTDLSLNLKIIHLVRDPRAVAKSREQSVKALARDNGIVLSTNGTKVEDSKYKVMQEICRSHVQIYETATQKPPRFLKDRYLMIRFEDLVQDPLSEIRDMYTFADLRLTPRLESWIYNITHGQGPGKKREAFKITSRDAVNVSQAWRNILSFQKIKKVQEVCKGAINMLGYKLLDSEKEQKDLSLDLVLPRQRNQFSWSSFNPKN from the coding sequence TGTATTAGTTGCTTTCCTTCAGCCAGTATGATGAGACTTCGGATTTCCAGCACTATTGTTGTAGTTTTCCTTATGATTCAGACTGGATTCTTACTATTTATGTATGCTCGACGTAGCAGCTTCATGCCTCAGTCTGAAGAGAAGCCATCTCGGGTGCACATCCTTATTCTCTCTTCCTGGAGGTCAGGATCTTCCTTCGTTGGCCAACTGTTTAGCCAACACCCTGATGTCTTCTACCTGATGGAACCTGCCTGGCATGTGTGGGTAACGATGTACCAGAACAGTGCCAAAGTCTTACATATGGCTGTTAGAGACCTAGTCAGGTCTGTCTTCAAGTGTGACATGTCTGTGTTTGATGCCTACATGCCTTGGAAGAGAAATTTGTCCGATCTGTTCCAGTGGGCAGTGAGTCGGGCACTCTGTTCAGCTCCTGCCTGTGATTCCTTTCAACGCACCGACATTACCAATGAAATGGCCTGCAAGACCCTTTGTGGCAAGTACCCATTCAGCAAGGTGGAGGAAGCTTGCAAGACCTATAGCCACATTGTCCTCAAGGAGGTCCGGTTCTTTGATCTGACAGTTCTCTATCCCCTTCTCACTGACCTCTCCCTGAATCTCAAAATCATTCACTTAGTGCGTGATCCCAGAGCTGTTGCCAAGTCACGAGAACAATCAGTAAAAGCCTTAGCTCGTGACAATGGGATTGTTCTGAGCACCAATGGCACTAAAGTGGAGGACAgcaaatataaagtaatgcaggAAATTTGTAGAAGTCATGTCCAGATTTATGAAACAGCTACTCAAAAACCTCCAAGATTTCTAAAAGATCGCTATTTGATGATCCGTTTTGAAGATCTGGTACAAGATCCCTTATCAGAAATCAGAGACATGTATACATTTGCAGATCTTAGACTGACCCCCAGACTTGAAAGCTGGATCTATAATATCACACATGGCCAGGGAccaggaaagaaaagggaagcctTCAAAATCACCTCCCGAGATGCAGTTAATGTTTCCCAGGCCTGGAGGAATATTCTTTCCTTCCAGAAAATTAAGAAAGTACAAGAAGTCTGCAAAGGTGCTATAAATATGCTTGGCTATAAACTTCTGGATTCTGAGAAAGAGCAAAAAGATTTGTCATTAGATTTAGTGTTGCCAAGACAAAGAAACCAGTTCAGTTGGTCATCATTTAATCCGAAAAACTAA